In Aegilops tauschii subsp. strangulata cultivar AL8/78 chromosome 3, Aet v6.0, whole genome shotgun sequence, one genomic interval encodes:
- the LOC109746969 gene encoding putrescine hydroxycinnamoyltransferase 1-like, translating into MYPWVSCLARKEYNEAQFRQLPCHDRTLLRARSPPVVHPDALTVFCPTLSPSESSAALVNEIFVLSKDQVAALKRACAGGGVGRVSTFCALSAHVWRCLCVARRLPPDATTRLTFTANVRRSLRPPLPDRYFGNGIIMVGTAGKVGEIRSEELASVAGRISGTVRRVDDEVVRSVIDYVEMVGRPVMHAGSMPETELMVVSWLGMPMYEAGFRWGKPRAMQLAAQ; encoded by the coding sequence ATGTATCCTTGGGTTTCCTGCTTGGCTCGTAAAGAATACAACGAAGCACAATTTAGACAACTACCATGCCATGACCGCACCCTCCTCCGCGCGCGCTCCCCGCCCGTCGTGCACCCCGACGCCCTCACCGTGTTCTGCCCGACGCTAAGCCCATCCGAGTCGTCGGCAGCCCTGGTCAACGAGATCTTCGTCCTCTCCAAGGACCAGGTGGCCGCTCTCAAGCGCGCCTGCGCCGGCGGCGGAGTCGGGCGCGTGAGCACCTTCTGCGCCCTGAGCGCCCACGTGTGGCGGTGCCTGTGCGTGGCCCGCCGGCTGCCTCCGGACGCCACGACGCGCCTCACCTTCACGGCGAACGTCCGGCGCAGCCTGAGGCCGCCGCTCCCCGACAGGTACTTCGGCAACGGGATCATCATGGTGGGCACCGCGGGCAAAGTGGGGGAGATCCGCTCGGAGGAGCTGGCCTCCGTCGCCGGCCGGATCAGCGGCACCGTCCGCCGGGTAGACGACGAGGTGGTGCGCTCGGTGATCGACTACGTGGAGATGGTCGGCCGGCCAGTGATGCATGCGGGAAGCATGCCGGAGACGGAGCTGATGGTGGTCAGCTGGCTGGGCATGCCTATGTACGAGGCGGGCTTCAGGTGGGGGAAGCCGCGGGCGATGCAGCTCGCCGCGCAGTAG